GACctaaaaaatgcacaaaaaaagcaCCTGATTGGTGGTTTAGTGTGTGAGGAGGCAGATAATGAGACTGGGTTTAAAACGCAGGATATTACCTGATGGTTTATCTCCTTTCAGAGCGAACAAACTAGCTTAAAAATTCCTCCTGTTTTCAAGGGAGAAACGTGCTAACATGGCTAACGTTAACAATAATTGGGAGgaagatttatgtttttaactttgtttgtcttttcctgtagttttacatgctctgctttCAGTTTGTGAGATGTTCTGTCAGGGTCTCTCCAAACACATAGGGCGGCAGCGTATCACTAGAGCAGCCAGTAACTGATGCTAActgctagctcagttagccatgcagttagcagtccagactgggagcctATAAAGGACGAGCTGGGCcgagctgttagcatgctaacctcagaaGTTACTGGATCTCTGCACCACGTTCACAATcgtaatctgttttttttaacaattaaacCAAAAGGTTTCACTTACATGTTAATATTCACTGACATatcttttccatttttacatTCTtgctgagtgagtgagtggaaTAAATGAAGAGTGTGTGCCCGCGTACATGAATCCCATACGTTACGCTCGCTCATTATTTCACTACCTGCTGCTTTGCTGGTTTGCTGAGTTTTGTGCGAGCTGGAGGAATGTGACTAAATCCATATTTGGTTCCCAAATTTAGCTGGCGGTTCTCGCTTGTGCTAAAAATATTCCCTGCTCTCATCCAGAATATCTGTCTTTTTAACAACGTGCATGACACACGCAGCCATGTATGAGGAAACGCAGACACTTACCACGGAGCAGCGgcagaaacaacacagatcCAGACTGACATCTGGAACCCGGCGAACACTCACACGGTGAACATCATGTTCATAAATACCCTGCGAAGTGAAAAACATAAATCTGTGGAAAGCCTGCAAACAGACATTGAGCGAGTCGGCAGATTTTCTCTGGTAGCGCTCCAATAACTTCATCACTGCTGAGCGCCTCGAATCTGTTTATTTGATTTCCAGCAAAGAACATGACAACCAAAATAATTTAGTGTCACTGACGGCGCTCTGCTGTTGTGATTCGTGTCGATTAAAAACTGATTTTGCTCTTACGGCGACCGTGCTGGCTCCTAATTATCGAACCGTTTGCTATCATAGTTCCCACAGTGAGACAAACGAGACCAGCTGAAAAGTTTCCAAGCTCCTCGCTGTCGAAATCTTTCGTGCACGGGAACCCACGATGCTCTGCAGGATGAAGAGCCTCAGCGGAGACGGTGTTGATCCTCTCACCATGGTGAGATTCACAGTGATGTGCCTCCCCCAGAcgcagaaaataaacagagctACAACTGACATTCCACTtgaagacagaaatgtgacCCGGGTCAGATCAGTGTTTGGGCATCGCTGCCATTCCTCGCGGACTCTCCCCCTTTTAAAGtatatggatgtgtgtgtgtgtgtgtgtgtgtgtttcctactGTGCATGCCAGGCGTATCTGTGTATACGGGTGCACACATGTGAACTCTGTGTATGCTTCTTAGAAAATATGCTGCTTCAATCCAAAGCGCTCTGAAAATAAACCGCAGGGTCAACAAAcaagacggagagagggagtcCGTGCATGTGttgctgggagagagaggagggggttgtagggtgaaagaaaatgtgctttcccttctgttttcctgtctgCAGCGGGAAAACAGAACTCTGTGACTTCTCGGTGAACTACCCGCTGTGTGGATCACGGCgaggacacaacacacacaacccgGGGCGGGGGTTCAGTTTTGGAGGAGCTCAGGCCCAGGAAGGAAGCTCGTCCTCTGGGGGTCGAGGATCTGGAGGTCACTCGAGACAAGCCTGTTAAATTCAACACCCGCCGACCGGAGAACGTATGTGGAGGAATGAGCAGAATCTAAAAGTGAGCAGAGTCGTTCCTTGAAGTCATCAATCATGCTGAATGCACAAATATGGCTGTGTGCGTTAACGGCGACGCCATGAATCACTGCGACAACTTCTCTGACAGGGTGAAGCTTCTTTAAACAGACTGGGCTTCTTCAACACCAACGCTAAATCCATTCTGCTACAAACTCTGAAGAAAGCGACCGTGAAATAGTCTAAATGACGGTCGTTAAAGTCGAAATTCCAAGAAGGAAACTCGGGAGAGATCCTACAAGCTGGACCTCGCCGACATCATCACACCTGCAGAAGCACGTCTTCATCAGTTCTGACTTCATGTGGTGTTTGTGACGTGAAACACGCCTGAACAACTTCGTAGTTGCCACTTTCATTTTCCATCCAGTAGACTTGTGTTTGATAGATGTCTTTTACGAGCGCATGATAAATCTCCTCGAAGCTCGAACATCAGTTTGCTTCGGACGTCTGTATTCCACCGAGCTCATGTGCTGGGACGAATTCAGATCGGAAACACAGGAGAACTGGCTCGGGAACTGTCAGGTTCTGAGTAACAGTGGACTGCAGCctgacatgatgatgtttaaatGTCCAACATCTTACGCTGCATCCGAGTCAAAGAACTTACGACCTCCAACTGTTCCAGATGTACGTCAGAGGTCCAACGTTTTCATGTTCCGAGCTCTCCGGAACAAACGTGTTCAGCGTGGTTtagcatgtttgcatgctaacatttgctaagtCCATCAGTGGCTGATGGAATGTCAGGAGTTTTGCAGGCATTCAGTCATGAAGCAAACAGAAATATGGCGGCAGAGGAAAAGTCTGCGAGTCACCTGAGTTAAGAAACATCTGACGGCACCGTGAACGCCTGAACCAAACGTTGTGCCGATCCAGACAAGCAGGCTTCAGAATATCCACTGGATACTGGAAGCTTTGAGTCTGCTGGTGGTGAGAAGTCAGAGATCGACACAGTTTATCCTTTGCGGCATCTGAGTACCTACAGAAAATTTGATGGAAATCCATCAAATACTGCAAGATATCTCAGTCTAGACCCGAGTGACAGACTGACATCAGCGTCTGGCTGCAGCCTGGTCGTGGCCTGTTGACGTGCTGCCTCCTAGTGTTcatttacacaaacaacacaaaagtcACATCCACCATCGACCTGATGGGCAGGACCACAGTTTGGGtattaatatgaaatataaaaacattttcctttaaaaggAAAGTGGATGCAATTAAGGGCTGCCAGGAAAAAGCTTcttgttgcattatgggaaatgtagtctcCAGCCTTTTAAGTTGTACCTTGACCTCAAATCAGGATATCTCTTGTATTATTTTTGGATTTACAGCTGTATTATTACAAAACCTTTAAGAAAATGCATAAACCTCTTACAGAATcaacataattatgaatttttgattgtttcttttctcGTCACATATATGTAAAGCTGGTAGACGACTAAAAATACAGCATCACACgcatcatttttcaaaaagacAATCTTTAATAGAAAAAATGCACGAGTGGTGATAGAAAACATTAAATCCCGAATCAAAAgagatgatttgttttgtgcttctttaaaaaagaaaacagacaacaacaataCATCTGGATGTGAGCGACGTCCGGTTGGTTTTGGTACGGAGtagaaaatgtgaatgtttgtgcGCGACCTGCTGAGACGGATTTTTATGTGAtcagcagcttttttgtttgtttgtttttgttctgtcgCTATCTTAAGGCCACCGGGAGGAAGAACGAGGTCAGAGCAGACGTGtagactaaacacacacacacacacatacacacacacacacacaaacacaaggatgCCACATGTCGTCCCTGCTGGAGAAGCTACTTCGCAAAACAATATattaccaaaaaaaataaaaaattactGTCAAATCGACGTAATTCTCAGTATTTAGAAACGTTTTTGCAGCATCACATATTGAAACTTCTacctttaaatcagttttatacGACATCAAATAAAGAATCCTGATTAAATAATAACATTCAGAAGaaagttcagtttcagtttgagttcaacatctgtgtgtccgctacagtaaaacatgtctgctgccaCTTCTGGACTCGTGCTTACACTAACAGGCATGTCGTGATGCATTTGGTGAAGACCTCCTACAGCACACATGTACCACTAACTCATATAATACCACCCACAGCTCCCCGATGACTGAGTTACTCATCAGAGAATATTATTACCTGAAGTGCAGCAGCTGAGCTTTAGcatcctcagcagcaggttgCTAGAGTCAGGAAGGAACACGAGTCTGCCTGGTACTTGTGAGAGAATCGTGAATTCGATCTGTGAGCAATCGCAAAGTTCAGTTTCCCAGTtcagatcaaaataaaaaaaagacatgttggTTTGTTCTGGTCCCTGGGCTGCACAGTCGAGTCTTCGTGTCTCACAGCGAGGTTTCCTTGGGATTTATCACAACTGGTTTGAAGGTCAAGATCTCTGTAAAGGTGTgacctagaaaaaaaaaacagcaggacaCTGATCAATAAAACTGCTCAGatcgtcttcttcctctccccgCTGGCCTCCGTCCTTCCACTGATTGatctctgcttcctctccaccATAATCAGTCTAACAGCTCATCTTCCCGTCAGCCTTACGTTTCCACTGGCTCAGCGTCAGGTCGGAGTTGTCCACCGAGTGGTCGTACGGCTCCGCTTCCTTCTCCCCCTCCGGTTCTCTGTACTCCTTGAAGTAAGGCAGCGTGAGACCCTCGGCGGCGCTCACCCTGTTCTCCGGATCCAGCAGCAACATGCGCTGCAGCACGGACACGGCTGACGAAAGAGTGCGAACAGGGAGTCAGATCACAGTTTGACTGTCAAATTGAAACAgatggaataaaacaaaagtgtgaGCGTGTGTCGTACCTTGTGGATTAGCTGTGGAAAACACACTGCGGAGGTCTTTCTTCTCCATTTTCGGAAGACTTTCGATGTACCTTTTAGCCTGAGAGAAGTAATCATAATTAAAAACCAACAGTGCTTCAAATCATAACAACAATatctgaactctgtgtgtgtgtgtgtgtgtgtgtgtgtgtgtgtgtgtgtgtgtgtgttctttcaaTTCCTAATAAACTGCCAGCAAAAAACCAAGAAGCGTATCGTGTGCGCTCACATCCTCAGACTCTAGTTTTGATATGAACTCCTGAGTCGGAGTTCCTGTGGTCTTCATGATCTCTCTCAGCTGATCCAGATCTGAGGACCAGGGGTCAAGGGTCAAATGGTggctcagtcacacacacacaggattatTCTCtcagataataaaaacaacaggaaataaaaaatggtcagaataaaaaaacaaaaacctcccaCACACTGTCGTCTTCAGTATCAGGTAACTTTACAAGACGAAAAGAGAGACGATCATAAAAAGTTTGGTTGAGTCATGTGGACCAATCAGGTCAAACGAGGACAGGATGTGGGAtcctgcaaaaaataaaaaccataaAGTCCTCAGTGAGGTTCAGAGGTGGAAGGATACGGTCGCTGCCTTTAAAAAGAGGTTTTCCTTGCAGCATCTCTGCCATGATGCAGCCCACGGACCAAATGTCCactgaggaggaagcagagaagagaaCGTTTCAGACTTTCAAACGCAAATTACCCAAAggacaaatacataaatgttgGTCCTCACAGCAACAGACGCTTACATTCATTAACAAAGCAATGTAAAGGTCAGATGTTAAGAGATCACCACCTAGTGGATCGTTCTTCTCATTACCATCCGACTATTTTCAACACCACATCCTTCTACTGTGACAGAAAACCCAGCTGaacattgtttaaaaatgtatgttttaagCCATTTGACAGTCATATGTAGAGCCCCACCATTGTTATCAATCCAAAAACAAATTCCCAGTTATGTTTACTGTTTTGCTCTAACTGCTCAACTACATATCTTCATATCTTCAtcacaagtgtttgaaaagCAAATCTGAGAGATCATTACAGAAATCAGTTGATataaattgtattattattccATAATATCGGTATAATATCTGGTATCAGTCTGAGTTTAGTTCAGTGGAGGTTGTAGCTgcttcactcactcacatttATGCATAATAATGTATTGATAACAGTAATGTTGCTACTGACTGAAGCCTCAAAAGACTAAAATGACCTGCAAACAGACGTCATGTGTGAGATATCTTTAGAAAAAGCCTTAAAGCAGCGTCACTCTGCCGGAGCACAGGAGGCTGCAAAGGTCAAGCAAAAACACTCTCTGAAGCAGAAACAGGAGTGGAGAGCATGTGAGTACGCTGAAATAAATAATCCACGCTGCATTATAAAAATAACAAGGAGGACTTGGTGCTTCGGTGGGACGAGCTCTTCATTACCCGTCTGAGTGTAGCGCATCCAGCTCAGGATGACCTCCGGGGCTCGGTACCATCGAGTCACCACGTATCCCGTCATCTCGCTGTCGGCCTGCCGCGCCAAACCAAAGTCCAAGATCTGACCAGGAGACATGTACATCTTACTCACTCTGAGGAAGCAGGTGTGGTAAATGCATTGATTGCTAgaagtttggttgttgtttgttcgAGGTACCTTGAGCTCACAGTCTTCGTTGACGGCGAGGTTTCCTGGTTTGAGgtcctgcaaaaaaaatacagaaaatacgACCACAGGAAAGTGAAATACCGCCAGAGCCATCTATAACACAGTGAGCAGAGCCTGTACAGGAAACCTGCTTTATAATTAGATGTGTGAACACAAtgtttatcacacacacagagtgtatTAAAAGACAACTTACCCTGTGAATGATGCCAGCAGAGTGAATGTACTGtaatgaaagaataaaagagGGACTTTATCCAGAGAACAATCACATCAACTAACAAGCTGCCGACAGTGTGTGACCAGAGCAGAGTCCTCCACCTTCAGACCTCGGAGCATCTGATAAACCAAATACTGGATCTTTTCTTCTGACAGCCGCTGCAGCTTCAGCACCTTCCCCAGGTCCGTCCCCATGAACGGCATCACCAGGTAACTTCGggatgagaaaagaaaacatcacgtGGAGGAAAACTCTCACAACTTTGATATCGTGTTGAGTTTGCACGCAGGGTTGATGTCAAGTTAAACTCACAAATCGTGGAGTTTGTCCAGGGAGAGGTCGGCAGTGAACACGTCCAACAGGCCGATCACCTGCAGAGGGAAACCAAACAGGTGGAGGTCATCTTTTGTCcttcatttttaataaagaagATGGAAATACAGTCCTGAGGGTCTGAAACGTGgctcacattttcatgtttcatgtgtttgagGAGCCTCAGCTCTCGGTACGCCCGCTTGGCGAACAGCTCCGACTGGAACGGCCTGTACAGCTTCTTGATGGCCActttggttctggttctggagtCCACGGCTGAGCTGAGGGCGAGAACATGTCAGACGGTGTGAGACACGTTTGATGAATGTCGATTAATCGGTTAGTCGTCAACTATCAGAGACGTATGatactttattgttttgtttgtaacaGGTCTTGAAAGTTACAAAGGTTGAAGCGCATCTTTCCCACAGAAAGCgctgctcctgaacgcctcATCAGTTGTCCGGCCTTTAatcctgtgactttgtgacatcacactacatcaccatgtcacacatttgactAATTTCTCCccagcagctagtttggcaaGCAAGAATTAatttaacacagctgctctgttgttgtgagtgttgctggctcaggcgtgtgtgagccggccaatcagagcagactgggtatttgaGAGGGGggtggggccttaaagagacaggagcattattttgagcattaaagcttgattttcttttatttcctaaATGTTTCTGATTCTTTTCAAATGTGGAAgcaaaaacatttgaggacatcatctttGGGAAACACTTATCGACATTTACCACCGTGATCTGACACTTTATAGACCAAAGGAATCGATCAAGTGTTGAAAATGATCGACATATTAATGGATCCTGAGAGCAGTCGGTTGGTGCAGACAGCACTTATcggcaggaggagggggaacaCCGGGTCATTTAGTCCTGGGAGTGCCCAAAACAGCCCTTTGTGCCTGCAGATAACCTGCTGGGGGGCTTTTGGAGATCTTGTCCCGGGCACCAGCAAGAGGCCCTGTTGGCTCTAacatctatatatctatatctatatatgtatttatCTAATATCACCTGATCTGTGACATGACCTGGAGGAGAGCAACAATAATCCAATTTGGGTAAACTCCCTGTGATCTGAGGCAACTGAAGCGAGTAAATCCTTATCTGTCCTGATCAGGAATGTTTACTATTATCCTGAacctgtttacacacacacacacacacacacacacacacacacacacacacacacacacacacacacacacacactacatctACTGCTTCCAGGGACTGGATCGGGCTGTAGCAGGCGGCTCCGTCTCCAGCTCGTCCTCGGCCCGTCTCAGACCTGAGTGAGTGAGTTCATGCGtaataaagctgctgtgagtccGTCGGAGCAGTTTCAAGTTTCCGCCCACACAGTTAATCattgataacaaaaaaaagggggccgCATGCGGAGAGACGCACAAAGGTGTCCGAACACAAAGCTGCTTTCCATTGTTGCGCGTCGGTAAACACATTTCAGCGACAGTCTGCGCGGTGCGGGCAGATTTAAGGGTGACGGGGGGTGATCGCGGTGAAGCGAAGGTGTCGGTGCAAAGTGTCTCCATCATAtgaggaagtggaagaggagCGGCATGTGTTCCGCGGAGCGcacatacttttttcttttgttcggCTGTGACACGGCGCGGCTGTCCGTCCTCTGTGCGCCATCTGTTCCTCCGCTTTTCTTTGTTACCGAGctccacataaaaaaaacacccagcaggGTTGCAGATTAGAGGCCAAAGAATAAATCACTCACCACACAGTCCCGTACGCGCCGGACCCCACCTGCCTCAGGCGCTGGTACCGCTCCGGTACCTCCCATGTGGTGTTGTTGACTTCTTGGCGGATGTATCCGGGTCGGACTCGTGAAGACATCCTAGtccactgtttaaaaaaatcacatgaaaaaagTCCGAGAGAGGTTTCGCTCTGGTTTGTTTGGTCTCCTCCGTCGCTACACACCCATTGTCCCGTTCACATCCCACCTATGCGCTCACTGTCGACCAGTGCGCAGCTGTGCGTGTCAGCCGCTCAGGGCGCAGCCTGAGGTCACCGAAAGCCACTCCCGAGCTCCACTGCAGGCCTGCAAGTAAAGGTGAAGGGAAGAACCGGAATGTGCGTTAACAGGAGACCGGGCCGACCGCATGACTGGGACGTGCGCTGGTGGGAAGGTGCGCACAAACGTCGGAACTGCGCCGGTTAAAGGGCGACGCTCACTGTGGACTGTGGACTCACTGCTGCTCGCTGCTGCGCCCACTTTGTGTTACGCAGGCAGATGTTTGGAGACTTGCAGGGACACGAACAAGACCTGACGCCCCgggctgtacacacacacacacacacacacacacacacctctgcaaCGTGGCTGAAGAATTACTACACTCATAGTTTCATGCGTCAGGAGGCAGAAGAACGAGTGTGAGACATGACTGTTATGTGCagtaaagagaag
This sequence is a window from Acanthopagrus latus isolate v.2019 chromosome 8, fAcaLat1.1, whole genome shotgun sequence. Protein-coding genes within it:
- the mapk12a gene encoding mitogen-activated protein kinase 12 isoform X2; this translates as MSSRVRPGYIRQEVNNTTWEVPERYQRLRQVGSGAYGTVCSAVDSRTRTKVAIKKLYRPFQSELFAKRAYRELRLLKHMKHENVIGLLDVFTADLSLDKLHDFYLVMPFMGTDLGKVLKLQRLSEEKIQYLVYQMLRGLKYIHSAGIIHRDLKPGNLAVNEDCELKILDFGLARQADSEMTGYVVTRWYRAPEVILSWMRYTQTVDIWSVGCIMAEMLQGKPLFKGSDHLDQLREIMKTTGTPTQEFISKLESEDAKRYIESLPKMEKKDLRSVFSTANPQAVSVLQRMLLLDPENRVSAAEGLTLPYFKEYREPEGEKEAEPYDHSVDNSDLTLSQWKRHTFTEILTFKPVVINPKETSL
- the mapk12a gene encoding mitogen-activated protein kinase 12 isoform X1 — translated: MSSRVRPGYIRQEVNNTTWEVPERYQRLRQVGSGAYGTVCSAVDSRTRTKVAIKKLYRPFQSELFAKRAYRELRLLKHMKHENVIGLLDVFTADLSLDKLHDFYLVMPFMGTDLGKVLKLQRLSEEKIQYLVYQMLRGLKYIHSAGIIHRDLKPGNLAVNEDCELKVPRTNNNQTSSNQCIYHTCFLRVSKMYMSPGQILDFGLARQADSEMTGYVVTRWYRAPEVILSWMRYTQTVDIWSVGCIMAEMLQGKPLFKGSDHLDQLREIMKTTGTPTQEFISKLESEDAKRYIESLPKMEKKDLRSVFSTANPQAVSVLQRMLLLDPENRVSAAEGLTLPYFKEYREPEGEKEAEPYDHSVDNSDLTLSQWKRHTFTEILTFKPVVINPKETSL